Proteins from one Bacteroides zhangwenhongii genomic window:
- the kduI gene encoding 5-dehydro-4-deoxy-D-glucuronate isomerase, with product MKRLAIAMMLGIAAMSASAQVNYKMQVACNPQDVKTYDTNRLRSSFLMEKVMVPNEINVTYSMYDRFIFGGAVPATKELVLETIDPLKAKFFLERRELGVINIGGEGIVTVDGKEYTLKFKDALYVGRGKQKVTFKSKDSSNPAKFYINSATAHKEYKTQLITIDGRKGSLKANSFPAGKMEESNDRVINQLIVNNVLEEGPCQLQMGLTELKPGSVWNTMPAHTHSRRIEAYFYFNVPAGNAICHFMGEPQEERIVWMQNEQAIMSPEWSIHAAAGTSNYMFIWGMAGENLDYGDMDKIKYTEMR from the coding sequence ATGAAAAGATTAGCAATTGCAATGATGTTGGGTATCGCAGCCATGTCTGCTTCAGCCCAAGTAAATTACAAGATGCAAGTGGCTTGCAATCCGCAAGACGTGAAAACGTATGATACAAACCGCCTGCGTAGTAGCTTCCTGATGGAAAAAGTAATGGTTCCGAACGAAATCAACGTTACTTATTCCATGTATGACCGTTTTATCTTCGGTGGAGCAGTTCCTGCAACTAAAGAGCTGGTATTGGAAACTATCGACCCGCTGAAAGCTAAATTCTTTTTGGAACGCCGCGAACTGGGTGTTATCAACATTGGCGGTGAAGGTATCGTAACCGTAGACGGTAAAGAATACACATTGAAATTCAAAGATGCTTTGTACGTAGGTAGAGGCAAACAGAAAGTGACTTTCAAGAGCAAAGATTCAAGCAATCCCGCTAAGTTCTACATCAACTCGGCTACTGCTCACAAGGAATACAAGACTCAGTTGATTACAATCGACGGACGCAAAGGTTCTCTGAAAGCGAACTCTTTCCCTGCCGGAAAAATGGAAGAAAGCAACGACCGCGTTATCAACCAGCTGATTGTCAACAACGTGCTTGAAGAAGGCCCTTGCCAATTGCAGATGGGACTGACAGAGTTGAAACCGGGTAGCGTATGGAACACAATGCCTGCACATACTCACAGCCGTCGTATCGAAGCATATTTCTACTTCAACGTACCGGCAGGCAATGCAATCTGCCACTTCATGGGCGAACCGCAAGAAGAACGTATCGTCTGGATGCAGAACGAACAGGCTATCATGTCACCGGAATGGTCTATCCACGCCGCTGCCGGAACCAGCAACTATATGTTTATCTGGGGTATGGCGGGTGAGAACCTGGACTATGGAGACATGGACAAGATTAAATATACAGAAATGCGCTAA
- a CDS encoding PTS galactitol transporter subunit IIC, which yields MEEVFKYIIGLGAAVMMPVIFTVLGVCIGIKLPKALKSGLLVGVGFVGLSVVTALLTSSLGPALSKMVEIYGLELGIFDMGWPSAAAVAYNTSVGAFIIPVCLGVNLLMLLTKTTRTVNIDLWNYWHFAFIGAIVYFASDSILWGFFAAIICYIITLVMADMTAPAFQKFYDKMDGISIPQPFCQSFVPFAIVINKLLDMIPGFDKLNIDSEGMKKKFGLMGEPLFLGIVIGCGIGALGCASWQEVVDSIPGILGLGIKMGAVMELIPRITSLFIEGLKPISDATRELIAKKYKNSTGLSIGMSPALVIGHPTTLVVSLLLIPVTIFLAVILPGNRFLPLASLAGMFYLFPMILPITKGNVVKSFIIGLVALIVGLYFVTELAGFFTLAAKDVYAATGDPTVNIPAGFEGGALDFASSLFCWGIFHLTYSLKIVGPAILVILALGMAVYNRIRMTRKDAKEALENK from the coding sequence ATGGAAGAAGTATTCAAGTACATTATCGGTCTTGGAGCGGCAGTAATGATGCCGGTCATTTTCACAGTCTTAGGAGTATGTATCGGTATTAAACTACCGAAAGCGCTGAAAAGCGGTTTATTAGTAGGTGTCGGTTTCGTCGGTTTGTCGGTAGTCACAGCGTTGCTTACCAGCAGTCTGGGTCCTGCACTGAGTAAAATGGTAGAAATCTACGGATTGGAATTGGGTATTTTCGACATGGGTTGGCCTTCTGCGGCAGCAGTAGCCTATAATACCTCTGTCGGTGCTTTTATTATTCCGGTTTGTTTGGGAGTCAACTTGCTGATGTTGCTTACCAAAACGACACGCACTGTCAACATCGACCTTTGGAACTACTGGCATTTCGCTTTTATCGGAGCGATCGTTTATTTTGCTTCCGACAGTATTCTTTGGGGATTCTTCGCCGCTATCATCTGCTACATCATCACGCTTGTAATGGCGGATATGACTGCTCCCGCTTTCCAGAAGTTTTATGACAAGATGGACGGTATCTCTATCCCTCAGCCGTTCTGCCAAAGTTTTGTTCCATTCGCTATTGTTATCAATAAATTACTTGATATGATTCCGGGATTCGATAAGTTGAATATCGATTCGGAAGGTATGAAAAAGAAATTCGGACTGATGGGCGAACCGTTGTTCCTGGGTATCGTAATCGGTTGCGGTATCGGAGCGCTGGGTTGCGCAAGCTGGCAAGAAGTAGTGGACAGCATTCCCGGCATTTTAGGATTGGGTATCAAGATGGGAGCCGTAATGGAATTGATTCCGCGTATCACCAGCCTCTTTATCGAAGGTTTGAAACCAATCTCCGACGCTACCCGCGAGTTGATTGCCAAGAAATATAAGAACAGCACCGGTTTAAGCATTGGTATGAGTCCCGCTTTGGTGATCGGACATCCTACTACACTGGTGGTATCTCTGCTTTTGATTCCTGTCACTATCTTCCTGGCTGTTATCCTTCCGGGCAACCGTTTCTTACCGCTGGCTTCTCTGGCAGGTATGTTCTACTTGTTCCCGATGATTCTGCCTATCACAAAAGGCAATGTGGTGAAATCATTCATCATCGGTCTGGTAGCCTTGATAGTAGGTCTGTACTTCGTTACAGAACTGGCAGGATTCTTCACACTGGCTGCCAAAGACGTATATGCAGCTACGGGTGACCCGACAGTAAATATTCCCGCAGGCTTTGAAGGCGGTGCGCTCGACTTCGCTTCCAGTCTCTTCTGCTGGGGTATCTTCCACCTGACTTACAGCCTGAAGATTGTCGGCCCGGCTATCCTTGTGATACTTGCGCTCGGAATGGCTGTTTACAACCGTATCCGCATGACTAGAAAAGATGCGAAAGAAGCATTAGAGAACAAATAA